Genomic DNA from Nitrospirota bacterium:
CGGGGCACACCCACCTGAAGGACCCGACGTCCGACCTGTGGGCCGACCGGCTGGAGCTGGATGTCAACACGGATGCGGGGGTCATCACGAACGGCAAGCTCTTCATGAAGGAGTCGAACACGCTGGTGACCGGCCGCTTGCTGCAGCGGTTTTCGGAAGACCATTACCGGGCCAAGGAGGGTTCGTTCACCAACTGCGACGCCAAGGAGGGGCAGGTCCCGGCCTGGCGCTTCACGTTCAAGGACATGGACCTGAACGCGGGGGAAAGCTTCTACGGAAAGGACGTCTGGTTCTGCGTGAACGACGTGCCGGTCCTGCCCCTCCCGTCCCTCAACTATCCCGTCCAGAGCGGCCGCAAGAGCGGGTTCCTGGTGCCGACAGTCGGGTACGACAACCGGTTCGGCATGCATTACCGGCAGGGTTTCTTCTGGGCGGTGGACCCCAGCCAGGACATCACGGTCACGCCGGACTATCTGAGTAACCGGGGCTACGGCGGAGACCTGGAGTACCGCTACGTCTGGGATCGGAACACCAGGGGCCAGTGGCTCGGCACGTTCATCGAGGACACCAAGGTCGGGCGGGGCCGCGCGCTCCTGACCGGAGCCCACACACAGAAAGTCACCGACACCCTGTCCATCCGCGCGCAAGCCAACCTGCTCAGCGATCCGAACTACTACAACGACCTCAGCAACACGGGCTTCCTGCGCGCCCTGCCCAGCCAGGAGTCCAACATCAACGTCAACAAGCGGCTCCCGACCGGCAACGTGTACCTCCTGGGCCAGTACCTCCAGCCGTTGCAGGTCGGAGGCAACTCGACGTTCCAACGGCTGCCCGAACTGGGGTACAGTCTGCTCAACGTGGCGCCGTTCGACAATCCGCTGGTCGTCGGCCTGGATACGACCGTTGTCAACTGGCACCGGGACCAGGGGTTCCAGCTCAACCGCGTGGACTTCATGCCGGGGATCGGGACGGAGACGCTGAACGTCGGCGACGTAGTCGGCCTGACTCCCCAGGTCCGGCTCCGCGAAGTCTATTACACGAGGGGCGTGACGACCGCACAGTCGGTCCACCGGGAGACCTTCTGGGCGAGCCTGGACGCCACGACGCGGTTGACCCGGCGGTTCAACCGGGAGGGCGGGGGGAGCCTGCTGCACACGATCGAACCGGACGTGATCTACGAGTTCGTGCCCGCCACCAGCCAGTCCCAGATCGTCCAGATCGACGCGGTGGACGACCTGCCCAAGAAGAACCTGGTCACCTACAAGCTGCGCAACCGGCTGCTCGGCATGGGGCCGGAGGGCGCGACCGTGAACTGGCTGGACTTGACTCTCGCGCAAAGCTATCACGTGGGCGGCGTCCAGACCCAAGCCCGGCAGTTTCCGTTTCCCGACAGCGTCCAGTACACGACCCTGTCCCAACAGCTCCAGCCCACCATGGTCGCCGTGGCCGGAAGGAAATTCTCCGATATCTGGGCCAGAGGCGTCATTGGCAATCCGATCAGCACGTCGCCTCGGGACAGACCCGTGTCGCTGACGGTCGACACGTTCTTCGATCCTTACGAGAGGAACCTGAGCCAGTGGAACACCGACTTGCGGTACCAACACGGGATGAGCTGGTACGCAGAAGTGGGGCAACGGTACACGCGCGAAGGCAACCGGGTTCGACGAGGCGACATCTGGAACCCGCTTTCGTTCGGCGAGGTCTTCGCCCCGACGCCCACCGTCCAGTACGTCACCGCCGCCGGAGGCGTCCGGCTTCCCTACGGGTGGACGGTCGGCGCCAAGACGTACTACGATCTCAAATCCGGGGTCAGGCCGGAGACGGACGTCGTCGCGGTGTACCAGAACCCCTGCCGCTGCTGGTCGCTGGGTCTCTACTACATCCAGTTCCCGGACCGGGTGCAGTACAATTTCCTCATCAGCCTGACCGGCATCGGGGCGACCGAAGGCGTCGGCACCATGCTGATCAAGTCCATCCTCTATCCGCTGTTGATGGACGAGAAGGGGCTGCCGTGGCCAAGCACGACCGCCCGGCAGCCGATCGTACCGGAAGCGGCACCGGGCGGCTCGCCCACCATGGGCCGGCCCTATTGACGCGCATCGCGCGCGGGAGGTGTAGCGTGGAGCAGGAAACGCGGGGAAGATGGCGGACGGAATGGGTTCTAGCCCTTCCGGTGCTCGCGATGTGCCTGATCGTGCCGGACGGCTCATCCGTTGCGTCGGAGGGGGCGCGCGACCATCTCAAGCGGGCCAAGGTGTTTCTCGCGGCAGCGGACTATCGGCGCGCCCTGGAAGCCTGTCAGCGAGAGGTGGAGGAGGCTCCTTCGGCGGAAAGCTACACCTACCTGACTTATGTTTTCCAGGCGCTCGACGGCTATCTGGAGGCGCTGGCCAAGGAGGATCGCTGGGTGGGCGTCGAGCAGCTGTTCCTCAACCTGGCCACCCGGGACACTCAGGACTTGGTGGATCCGCCCGATGTGCTCGCACGGATCGCCAAGGAGATCATCCAGGACAGCGTCCGGCGGCAGGCCGACATCGCCGCCGCCATGGCCACTCGTCTGGACAAGACCGCCACCGAGCGGCTGTGGCGACAGCAGACAGAATGGCGCAAGGCCAATCCTGACGGATGGTGGGCGGGGGTGCCGGCGGAGTGGAGGTGGTAGCCGGCGCTTCGGCCCAAGTTGACAGTTTTGAGAAGCGTGCTGTACGATGCCGGCCTGGGCGGAGCATCCTGCCGCTCATAGCGCGAAGGAGGAACTCCCGTGGCGGCACAGGCGATGAAAGTGGACGAAGGCAGTTGGGACGCCGAGGTCATGAAGGCTCCCGGACTGGTGATGGTGGATTTCTGGGCCGTCTGGTGCGGGCCCTGCCAGATGGTGGCCCCGGTCGTCGAGGAACTGGCGAACGAGTATGCCGGAAAGGTGCGGGTCTTGAAGCTCAATACCGACGAGAACCCGGAGATCGCCGGCCGTTACCAGATCATGAGCATCCCGACCATCATGTTTTTCAAAGACGGCAAGCCGGTCGAGAAACTCATCGGCGCGAGGCCCAAACGCCAGTTCAAGGAAGTGATCGATTCCCTGCTCGCGCAAAGCACCCCCACCGCTTGAACAAAGGATGAAGGGCGAAGGCGGAAGCCTTCATGCTTGCTCGTAAGAATGGCCGGCTCGCATGCTCACCGAGCTGCGCATTTCCAACTTTGCGCTGATCGACAGCCTGAGCCTGGAGTTCGCCGAAGGCTTCCACGTCCTCACCGGCGAGACGGGCGCAGGAAAATCCATCCTCGTTGACGCCATCGCGCTGCTGGTCGGCGGCCGGGCCGGCGGCGATCTGATCCGGACCGATGCGGAGGAGGCCGTGCTGGAAGCGGCCTTCGTCCTGCCGGCGGCCAGCCCTCTGCTCGCCCCCCTCCGAGAGAGCGGCTCGCTGGCTTCCGGGGAGTCGGAGCTGATCATCCGACGGGTCCTGTCCCGCACCGGCCGAAACCGGGTCTATCTGAACGGGCACCTGACGCCCCTGCACGTGCTCCAGTCCCTGGCGGGCACGCTCATCGACATCCACGGTCAGCACGAGCAACAGTCCCTTCTTTCCGCTGAGGCCCAGTTGGAGGCGCTGGACTGCTTCGGGCGCCTCAAGGACCTTCGCGCAAACTATGCGGCCCAGTACGAACGGTGGCGAACCAGCCAGCGCGAGCTCGAGGAAGCGACGCGGCTCGCGGCCGACCGCGCGGCGCGGGAGGAGTTCTTGCGTTTTCAGGCCAAGGAACTCGAGGAGGCCCGAGTCCAGCCGGGCGAGGAAGAGACCCTGCTTGCCGATCGCCGACGCCTGAGCCACGTCCAGCGGCTGGGAGAGCTGAGCGGAGAGAGCTACTCCCTGGTCTACGGGGGTGAGGCGTCGGTGCTGGCGATGCTGGCCTCCGTGGCTCAGCGGCTCAAAGAGCTCAGTGCGATCGATCCGGACGCAGCCGAGTGGGCTGAGTTGTGCGACGGCGCGGCCGTGCAGGTGCGGGAGCTCGCTCAGCGGCTGCGGGATTATCAGAAACAGCTTGACCGGGATCCGGATCGGTTGGGCCAGGTCGAGGAGCGGCTCGATCTTCTGCAACGACTGAAGAAGAAATACGGGGGGACGATCGAGACCCTGCTGACGCGAGCCGCCGAGGTGAAACGGGAAATCGAAGCCCTGGGGAGTGATGAATCGCGCCTGGCCGGGCTGCGCGACCGGGTCGCCGAGAACCGTCAACGCGTCTCCGCCCTGGCCCTGCAGCTCTCCGAAGGCCGCGCCCGTGCCGCCAAAAGCCTTGAGACTCGGCTCAAGGAGGAACTCGCGGCGCTCAAGATGGAGCGAACCAGGATCAAAATCGCGGTCGTGCGGGAGGAAGAGGGTCTGGGACCGAGCGGATACGATCGAGTCGAGTACCTCTTTTCGGCGAACCAGGGGGAGCCGCTCCAGCCCCTCGCCCGCGTGGCGTCCGGCGGGGAGCTCTCGAGAGTCATGCTGGCCTTGAAGACGGTGCTGGCGGAGGCCGATCGGGTGCCGGTCTTGATCTTCGATGAGGTGGACTCGGGAGTCGGCGGCGCGGTCGCGGCGGTGATGGGACGGCGATTGCAGGCCCTGGCTGCCTACCATCAGGTGTTTTGCATCACCCATCTGCCGCAGATTGCCTCCCAGGCCGGCACGCATTTTCTCGTCGAAAAATCCGTCGTCAAGAAACGGACGGTGACGACGGCCAGGCGCCTTGACGACACGGCCCGGCACGAAGAAATCGCCAGGATGTTGGGGGGATTGGCCATCACGAGCGCGGTCCGGCAGACCGCCGCAGAGATGCTCCGGGAGGCCGGCCGGAGAGATTGATGGACCCAGTCAGAGGAGATCGGCCCGCTGATCAGTCGGGAAGAGCAATGGTCCGCGACGAGAGAGCGGGCAGCGTGGTCTTGTTTTCGGCCATTGCCCCGAGGAAGAGCTCCGCGAGCTTGGGATCGAACCTGGTCCCCGCCTGCCGCTGAATCTGCTCACTGGCTTCCTCGATGGACAAGGCTGGTTGAGCGGGTGAGCCGGTAACCATCAGGTCGAATGCCTGGACCAATCCTACGATCCTCGCAGACAGGGGAATCCGCTCTCCTTGCAGCCCGCTGGGATATCCCAACCCGTCATACCGCTCGTGGTGATGGACGATGGCTTGACGGACTTGGGCCGGCAGGCCGAGCGGGAGGATGATCCGGGCCCCGATTTCGGGATGCGGTCTCAACGGTTCCCGTTCATCATCCTCCAGTTCTCCAGTCTTTGAGAGAAAAGGCTCGTTGAACGGAATCGTGCCGATATCATGTAAAAAGGCACCGATAGCCAGCAGCTTTTGTTCCTGGGCCGGCAGGTAGAGGCGCCGGGCCAGCAGCCCGGCGTAGAAGCTGGCGCGAGAAGAATGGTTCAACAACTCGCGGTCCTTGGCTTCGAAGAGATCGGTGATTAATGGAATGAATGCCAGATACTCGGCGGAGCCGAGCGCCGGCTTGGTTGTCTTGGTGAGCGAGCCGTAAAGTTCGAGGAGGAGGCGCCAGGTCCCTGTGGTATCGGGGTGTTCTCTCCAGACGACTGCGTGGGTCTTGAGAAACTCCCGCAGTCCTTGCAGCCTTTGCTTCTTTCCCAACGCCTGGTTGATGACGGAGATCAACTCCGTGACGTTGAACGGTTTCACGAGGTAGCCGGCTGCGCCGTACCGGAGCCCGTCCATGGCCGATTTGAGGCTCCCGTAGCCGGTAATGATGATGACCTCGACATCGCTCCGTTCCTGCTTGATGTCCCGCAAGAGATCCATCCCCTGTCGGTCCGGGAGCTTCAGGTCCAGGGTGACCAAGTCGATCGGCTGCTCTCTGAGCGTCTTCATGGCGGTCAGGGCGTTATCAGCCATATGGAGACCGTAAAACGGCCTCAGAATGATCTTGAGGGCATCGCGGGGACCAGCTTCGTCTTCCACAATCAGGATCGTCGGCTTGCTTGCGGTCATGGTCATGGGATAGCTCCACCCTTTTCGATGAAAGAACCACAGAGAATTATCAAGTAACCGCCATCAGTTGACGAGCAGGTCTTGTGCCACAATCAGTGCCCATTCAGACTGGAAAACCACCCCTTCCCCATCACTTGGCAAGGTCGAAGCGTGCAAATTTGTACGGGCCCGTGTCATTTTTACAGCTTTTCGACCTCCAGCTCGGAGGCTGTCTGGCTCGTGCCGATCCCGAGCGTATCCATTCGATACTTCAGCATCCGCCTGCTGATGCCCAGCAGGGCCGAGGCATGGGTCTGGATATAGTCGGTCTTCCGCAGCGCGTCCAGGATAATCTCTTTTTCGAACTCGAGCACGGCTTTTTCCAGAGAGAGGTGGCCGGAGAGGGTCTCCTCGCGCAACGAGCTGAAACGGGAATCAGTCTTGACGGAGGCCGGCAGGTGCTCCGTCGTGATGGTGCCGCCTTGGGACCAGACCAGGGCCTGCTCGACGACGTTTTCGAGTTCGCGGACATTGCCCGGCCAGTGGTACCGGGTGAGGACCTCCAAGGCTTCCTTGGAGAATTCCTGTTCGGGACGAGAGTCTTCTTCGAGCCGCTTGCTCAAGAAGTGTCTGGCCAACAGGGAGATGTCCTGCCGACGGTCACGTAGAGGAGGCAGAAAGAGCGAGACGACGTGGATCCGATAGTAGAGGTCCTCCCGGAACTGTTTGCGGCGCACCAGATCCTCGAGATTCTTGTTCGTGGCCGCAATGATCCGGACATCCACCTTGACCGGATGGGTGCCGCCGATGCGGGTAAATTCACGCTCCTGGAGCACGCGCAGCAGCTTGGCCTGCGTCGCCAGGCTCAGGTCGCCGATCTCATCCAAGAACAGGGTTCCGCCGTGAGCCAGCTCGAACTGGCCCGCTCGCCGGGCGGTGGCGTCGGTAAAGGCCCCCTTCTCATGGCCGAAGAGCTCGCTTTCGATGAGGGTTTCCGGTAAGGCCGCGCAGTTCAGCGCGACGAACGGGCGATCGCGTCGCGAGCTGTTGAAGTGGAGCGCCCGGGCGACCAATTCCTTGCCGGTGCCGCTCTCGCCGGTGATGAGCACGGTGGCCTTGGTATCGGCTGCCTGCTCGATCTTCGCGTAGATCTCCTGCATGGCCTGGCTCTTGCCGACGAGGTTGTGGAAGGCGTACCGGGTGGCGACCTGGGACCGGAGGTACCGGACCTCCTGCTCCAGTTCGTGGGCCGCGAGCGTTTTGGCCACGATGAGCCGCAATTCCTCGATGTCAAAAGGCTTCGTGAGGTAGTCCGCCGCGCCCAGCTTCATGGCGTCTACGGCGGTTTTCACCGTCTTCGTGGCCGTCAGCATGATGACGGGTTTGCTCCGATCCTCGGCGCGGAGGGTCTGGAGGAGCTCCAAGCCATTCGTGCCGGGCAGGATCACGTCGAGGAGCACGAGGTCCGGAGATTCCTGGCGAAACAGGTCCAATCCCTCCTGAGCGCTCGAAGCGCAGATGACCTCGTAGATCGGCTCCAGGACCACCTTCAGTGAGGCCAGCACACTCGGTTCGTCATCGACCAGCAAGACCCGTTTCTTCATACTGTTCGTGCTCCTTCCGCAGTTTGCCCGGAACCGGGTTTACAGGGAGATTGACGAGAAAGGTGGTGCCCTTACCGACTGCGCTTTGCACTTCGACATTTCCGCGATGTTCCTGCACAATCTGATGGACGATCGACAAGCCCAATCCCGTTCCTTCCCGTTCTCCGCTCTCGTGTTTAGTCGTGTAGAACGGGTCGAATATCTGCTCCAGGTTCTCCGGCTGGATGCCGCGGCCGGTGTCGGCTACCTCGATCTGGACCCACGAATCCCCGGACGCTTTCGTGAGCCGATGGGTCTTGACGGTCAGCCGGCCGCCTGAGTCGGGCATGGCTTCCATGGCGTTGAGGAAGAGGTTCAAGAGCACCTGCCTAATCTGCTGGCGGTCCAACCTTACTAAAGGCAAGTCCGATGCCAGATCCTTTGCAATCGTGACAGCCTGACTGTCCGCCTTGACCTCAACGAAATACAGACAGGAAGCCACCACGTCATTGAGGTCCTCTTCCGTGAACTTGGGCTCCATATAGCGTGCATAATCTAGGATTTCCTGGATCAGCCGCTCGATTCGCTCCACATCCTCTGATACAACTCCGCTGAAATGCTCCATAAATTCAAGGTCGTTCCGGCGCTCAGGCGCGAGTTGGACGAAGGTCTTGATCGAGGTCAAGGGATTGCGGATCTCGTGGGCGAATCCGCCCGCGATGGTTTCCAGGGAGCGCAGACGGTCAGTGCGGCGGACCAGGGTTTGGGACCGCCTCAAGTCCTCGTACAGCATCGCATTGTCCAGGGCGATCGCAGCGTTGTGGCCGAGCGTGAACAGGAGATTGAGGTCATCCTGTGAATACATGTTGTGGTCGGCCTTGTAGCCGAGGTTCAAGAAGCCGATCAGCCGCTCTTTGTTGATCAGGGGAACGCAGAGTTCGGACTCCAGGGCGGTCAGCGTGTCCACGAGCACCTGTCGCTCCCGGAGCTGCGGCAGGCCGAGCCCGTGCTCCAATTCTTCTTTGAGAATGGGCTGGTCGAGCTCTCGCAAGGCTCGGACGAATTGGTCGTGGCTTTTCAGTTGCAGCATCCTGAGGCGGTCGTCGCTCACTCCGTGGAAAGCCCGGAGGGAATAGGAGCCCCGTTCGTTATCCAAGATGAACAGGGAAACCTTTTGGATTCCCATGACCTTTGCCAGGGTGGAGGTGATCTCTTGGTACAGCGTTTTCAAATCCAGGATCGAGACCATCGCCCGGC
This window encodes:
- the trxA gene encoding thioredoxin, which gives rise to MAAQAMKVDEGSWDAEVMKAPGLVMVDFWAVWCGPCQMVAPVVEELANEYAGKVRVLKLNTDENPEIAGRYQIMSIPTIMFFKDGKPVEKLIGARPKRQFKEVIDSLLAQSTPTA
- the recN gene encoding DNA repair protein RecN → MLTELRISNFALIDSLSLEFAEGFHVLTGETGAGKSILVDAIALLVGGRAGGDLIRTDAEEAVLEAAFVLPAASPLLAPLRESGSLASGESELIIRRVLSRTGRNRVYLNGHLTPLHVLQSLAGTLIDIHGQHEQQSLLSAEAQLEALDCFGRLKDLRANYAAQYERWRTSQRELEEATRLAADRAAREEFLRFQAKELEEARVQPGEEETLLADRRRLSHVQRLGELSGESYSLVYGGEASVLAMLASVAQRLKELSAIDPDAAEWAELCDGAAVQVRELAQRLRDYQKQLDRDPDRLGQVEERLDLLQRLKKKYGGTIETLLTRAAEVKREIEALGSDESRLAGLRDRVAENRQRVSALALQLSEGRARAAKSLETRLKEELAALKMERTRIKIAVVREEEGLGPSGYDRVEYLFSANQGEPLQPLARVASGGELSRVMLALKTVLAEADRVPVLIFDEVDSGVGGAVAAVMGRRLQALAAYHQVFCITHLPQIASQAGTHFLVEKSVVKKRTVTTARRLDDTARHEEIARMLGGLAITSAVRQTAAEMLREAGRRD
- a CDS encoding HD domain-containing phosphohydrolase; the encoded protein is MTMTASKPTILIVEDEAGPRDALKIILRPFYGLHMADNALTAMKTLREQPIDLVTLDLKLPDRQGMDLLRDIKQERSDVEVIIITGYGSLKSAMDGLRYGAAGYLVKPFNVTELISVINQALGKKQRLQGLREFLKTHAVVWREHPDTTGTWRLLLELYGSLTKTTKPALGSAEYLAFIPLITDLFEAKDRELLNHSSRASFYAGLLARRLYLPAQEQKLLAIGAFLHDIGTIPFNEPFLSKTGELEDDEREPLRPHPEIGARIILPLGLPAQVRQAIVHHHERYDGLGYPSGLQGERIPLSARIVGLVQAFDLMVTGSPAQPALSIEEASEQIQRQAGTRFDPKLAELFLGAMAENKTTLPALSSRTIALPD
- the lptD gene encoding LPS assembly protein LptD; this translates as MGRSRRSVLGCPILASLALLIVILPSGAAVSWGAKPTLSATSAAAQPIEITADHLEYIQGNEVYEAVGSVKIVQGPLQLTADRVTVMMLSGTLIATGHTHLKDPTSDLWADRLELDVNTDAGVITNGKLFMKESNTLVTGRLLQRFSEDHYRAKEGSFTNCDAKEGQVPAWRFTFKDMDLNAGESFYGKDVWFCVNDVPVLPLPSLNYPVQSGRKSGFLVPTVGYDNRFGMHYRQGFFWAVDPSQDITVTPDYLSNRGYGGDLEYRYVWDRNTRGQWLGTFIEDTKVGRGRALLTGAHTQKVTDTLSIRAQANLLSDPNYYNDLSNTGFLRALPSQESNINVNKRLPTGNVYLLGQYLQPLQVGGNSTFQRLPELGYSLLNVAPFDNPLVVGLDTTVVNWHRDQGFQLNRVDFMPGIGTETLNVGDVVGLTPQVRLREVYYTRGVTTAQSVHRETFWASLDATTRLTRRFNREGGGSLLHTIEPDVIYEFVPATSQSQIVQIDAVDDLPKKNLVTYKLRNRLLGMGPEGATVNWLDLTLAQSYHVGGVQTQARQFPFPDSVQYTTLSQQLQPTMVAVAGRKFSDIWARGVIGNPISTSPRDRPVSLTVDTFFDPYERNLSQWNTDLRYQHGMSWYAEVGQRYTREGNRVRRGDIWNPLSFGEVFAPTPTVQYVTAAGGVRLPYGWTVGAKTYYDLKSGVRPETDVVAVYQNPCRCWSLGLYYIQFPDRVQYNFLISLTGIGATEGVGTMLIKSILYPLLMDEKGLPWPSTTARQPIVPEAAPGGSPTMGRPY
- a CDS encoding sigma-54 dependent transcriptional regulator: MKKRVLLVDDEPSVLASLKVVLEPIYEVICASSAQEGLDLFRQESPDLVLLDVILPGTNGLELLQTLRAEDRSKPVIMLTATKTVKTAVDAMKLGAADYLTKPFDIEELRLIVAKTLAAHELEQEVRYLRSQVATRYAFHNLVGKSQAMQEIYAKIEQAADTKATVLITGESGTGKELVARALHFNSSRRDRPFVALNCAALPETLIESELFGHEKGAFTDATARRAGQFELAHGGTLFLDEIGDLSLATQAKLLRVLQEREFTRIGGTHPVKVDVRIIAATNKNLEDLVRRKQFREDLYYRIHVVSLFLPPLRDRRQDISLLARHFLSKRLEEDSRPEQEFSKEALEVLTRYHWPGNVRELENVVEQALVWSQGGTITTEHLPASVKTDSRFSSLREETLSGHLSLEKAVLEFEKEIILDALRKTDYIQTHASALLGISRRMLKYRMDTLGIGTSQTASELEVEKL